In Acidimicrobiales bacterium, a genomic segment contains:
- a CDS encoding SMP-30/gluconolactonase/LRE family protein, which produces MPASATMVSGLRFPEGARWHAGALWFSDLYEPAVYRWAPGGEPEVVARVDQPSGLGWLPDGRLLVVSMVERRLVRIEPDGTAVEHADLSPHAAFHVNDMYVDPGGRAYVSQYGFDFLAYIDDHGVDALFGEPPPPLAPLLMVDPDGTVTATGEPLRMPNGIVAVGGGRTLVVAETFGRRLSAFDVGSDGHLTGRRIYAELPGVAPDGMCVDADDHIWVADGAGRQVLRVAPGGNIVDVVETTGASMSCALGGDDGRTLFVCTSGATTPEEAETGRAGCIEAASLPT; this is translated from the coding sequence GTGCCCGCTTCTGCCACCATGGTCTCAGGCCTCCGCTTTCCCGAGGGAGCGCGCTGGCACGCCGGGGCTTTGTGGTTTTCCGACCTCTACGAGCCCGCCGTGTACCGCTGGGCGCCTGGTGGCGAGCCCGAGGTGGTCGCCCGCGTAGACCAGCCCTCCGGGCTGGGGTGGTTGCCCGACGGGCGCCTGCTCGTGGTCTCCATGGTCGAACGCCGGCTCGTGCGCATCGAGCCGGACGGCACCGCCGTCGAGCACGCCGACCTCTCGCCCCATGCCGCCTTCCACGTCAACGACATGTACGTCGATCCCGGGGGCCGGGCCTACGTGAGCCAGTACGGGTTCGACTTTTTGGCCTACATCGACGACCACGGCGTGGACGCTCTGTTCGGTGAGCCGCCTCCGCCCCTCGCCCCGCTGTTGATGGTCGACCCGGACGGCACGGTGACTGCAACCGGCGAGCCCTTGCGCATGCCGAACGGCATCGTCGCCGTGGGCGGGGGCCGCACACTGGTGGTCGCCGAGACTTTCGGCCGACGCCTGTCCGCCTTCGACGTCGGGAGCGATGGGCACTTGACGGGCCGTCGCATCTACGCCGAGTTGCCAGGCGTGGCGCCCGACGGCATGTGCGTCGATGCCGACGATCACATTTGGGTAGCGGACGGGGCGGGGCGACAGGTCCTGCGGGTGGCTCCCGGCGGCAACATCGTCGATGTCGTCGAGACGACGGGGGCGTCGATGTCGTGTGCGCTGGGTGGCGACGACGGGCGCACGTTGTTCGTGTGCACCAGCGGAGCGACGACGCCCGAAGAGGCGGAAACGGGGAGGGCCGGATGTATCGAGGCGGCCTCCTTGCCTACGTAG
- a CDS encoding enoyl-CoA hydratase-related protein, which yields MPTPDTTREEERPPEVLYEMLGHVALITLNRPHRRNAITTPMLRLLSSRLDQAAVDPEVRVVVLTGAGDGFCAGLDLKSLDKENRSGGDASKSMQKAVSGIGRAELPPVVLHELAKPTIAAVRGAAAGYGFDLALGCDVRVVGRSSRLMGNFVTRGVVPESGGTWLLPRLVGQARAAELVFRGATVTGDEAVALGLANQVVPDDEVVPAALALAEEIAANAPLAVQAAKRLLQAADQDGFEAHVHRVLDVTRELFGTADFREGIASFAERRPPVFTGR from the coding sequence ATGCCGACGCCGGACACGACCCGTGAAGAGGAACGACCGCCTGAGGTCTTGTACGAGATGCTCGGCCACGTCGCCCTCATCACCCTCAATCGCCCGCATCGCCGCAACGCGATCACCACGCCGATGCTTCGCCTGCTGTCGTCGCGCCTCGACCAAGCGGCGGTCGACCCCGAGGTGCGGGTCGTCGTGCTCACGGGCGCAGGCGACGGGTTCTGCGCCGGGCTCGACCTCAAGAGCCTCGACAAGGAGAACCGCTCCGGCGGAGACGCTTCGAAGTCGATGCAAAAGGCGGTCAGCGGCATCGGCCGAGCCGAGTTGCCGCCCGTCGTCCTGCACGAGCTCGCCAAACCCACCATTGCCGCTGTCCGGGGAGCCGCAGCGGGCTACGGGTTCGACCTCGCCCTCGGCTGCGATGTGCGGGTCGTCGGCCGGTCCAGCCGTCTCATGGGCAATTTCGTCACACGCGGGGTCGTTCCCGAAAGCGGCGGCACGTGGCTCCTGCCCCGGCTCGTGGGCCAGGCCCGCGCCGCCGAACTCGTCTTCCGAGGCGCCACGGTGACCGGCGACGAGGCTGTGGCCCTGGGGCTCGCCAACCAGGTCGTGCCTGACGACGAGGTGGTACCTGCCGCGCTCGCTCTCGCCGAAGAGATCGCCGCCAACGCTCCTTTGGCTGTGCAGGCGGCCAAACGGCTCTTGCAGGCGGCCGACCAGGACGGCTTCGAGGCCCACGTGCACCGGGTGCTCGACGTCACTCGCGAGCTGTTCGGCACGGCCGACTTTCGGGAGGGCATCGCCTCCTTCGCCGAGCGTCGGCCCCCGGTGTTCACCGGCCGGTGA
- a CDS encoding TetR/AcrR family transcriptional regulator — protein sequence MSEARTSTAAVRRRTPARSRREVILEAAVNLFRERGFHSTGIDDIGAVAGISGPAVYRHFANKDDILITAFARTWERMMEGVAVARTMEPAEAVETLMRSHLTVCIEHRSLISLWTFEQRHLPPNYRREARRQQDGYVGAWIGYLNALRPELSREEAKLAVHAALGVYQCIIVFEYDVEREKLEAFVLNAVRATLFGDLSPPRKRTRR from the coding sequence ATGAGCGAGGCGCGCACCTCTACCGCGGCCGTCCGCCGGCGCACGCCGGCTCGGTCGCGTCGAGAGGTCATCCTCGAGGCCGCAGTCAACCTGTTCCGCGAACGGGGCTTCCACAGCACCGGCATCGACGACATCGGTGCCGTGGCCGGCATCTCCGGCCCCGCCGTCTACCGACATTTCGCCAACAAGGACGACATCCTCATCACCGCCTTCGCCCGCACCTGGGAGCGGATGATGGAAGGCGTAGCCGTCGCCCGCACAATGGAGCCGGCGGAGGCCGTCGAGACGCTCATGCGCTCGCACCTGACCGTGTGCATCGAACACCGGTCGCTCATCTCCTTGTGGACGTTCGAGCAGCGACACCTCCCTCCGAACTACCGCCGCGAAGCACGGCGCCAGCAGGACGGCTACGTGGGGGCCTGGATCGGCTACCTGAATGCGTTGCGCCCCGAGCTCTCTCGCGAAGAGGCCAAGCTCGCCGTGCATGCGGCGTTGGGGGTCTACCAGTGCATCATCGTCTTCGAGTACGACGTCGAGCGGGAAAAGCTCGAGGCCTTTGTGCTCAATGCCGTGCGCGCCACCCTGTTCGGCGACCTGTCACCGCCGCGCAAGCGCACTCGTCGCTGA
- a CDS encoding AMP-binding protein, with translation MPGWNFSDVWDAVAAARPDKVVVVHGDRQVRSGELDAGATAFAGALVGAGIEQGAKVSQYLYNCTEYIESYWGCYKSGITPVNTNYRYLDDELVYLWTNADVEAVVFHGTFSARIDRVRTRVPGVRLWLWVDDGDGPCPDWALPYDSFRDSGPPLPHDRGASPDDIYLLYTGGTTGMPKGVMWRQSDYFDGMNQSIFRGAFPAAPEMDTLLERIGPMGRTTVCGPPLMHGTALGLLHVTLTTGGTIVLLPSRSFDAEEMLDEAVRTGAEALAIAGDVFGRPLVEALDAHPERWDLNSLKEVTSAGMMFSEPTKRALLRHAPHLRLTDRLGSTEVPLVADSRSSGKGVHGTATFKVGDDVVVLDDELRPVAAGSGVPGRLAKTGPLPLGYYKDPEKSAQTFPVIDGVRYGVTGDYAIVDADGTVHLLGRGSVCINTGGEKVFPEEVEEVVKEFTGVADAVVVGVPDDRYGERVVAVVEPSRGTVLEPEELVTFVKSRLAGYKAPRHVVIVESMLRGPNAKADYAGCRELAIKQVAGLPQPAG, from the coding sequence GTGCCCGGCTGGAACTTCTCCGACGTGTGGGATGCCGTCGCCGCAGCCCGTCCCGACAAAGTCGTCGTGGTGCACGGTGACCGCCAGGTCCGTTCCGGCGAGCTCGACGCTGGGGCCACGGCGTTCGCAGGAGCGTTGGTGGGCGCCGGGATCGAGCAGGGCGCCAAGGTCTCGCAGTACCTCTACAACTGCACCGAGTACATCGAGTCGTACTGGGGTTGTTACAAGAGCGGGATCACTCCTGTTAACACCAACTATCGGTACCTCGACGACGAGCTCGTGTACCTGTGGACCAACGCCGACGTTGAGGCGGTGGTGTTCCACGGCACGTTCTCGGCGCGTATCGACCGGGTGCGGACGCGGGTGCCCGGGGTTCGCCTGTGGCTGTGGGTCGACGACGGCGACGGCCCCTGCCCCGACTGGGCGCTCCCATACGACTCGTTCCGCGACAGCGGCCCGCCGTTGCCTCACGACCGCGGCGCGAGCCCCGACGACATCTACCTCCTCTACACGGGCGGCACCACCGGCATGCCGAAAGGCGTGATGTGGCGACAGTCCGACTACTTCGACGGCATGAACCAGTCGATCTTCCGGGGTGCCTTCCCGGCGGCGCCTGAGATGGACACGCTGCTCGAGCGGATCGGGCCCATGGGCCGCACCACGGTGTGCGGCCCGCCCCTGATGCACGGCACGGCGCTCGGCCTCCTGCACGTCACCCTCACCACCGGCGGAACGATCGTGTTGCTTCCGTCACGCTCGTTCGACGCAGAAGAGATGCTCGACGAGGCAGTGCGAACCGGGGCCGAAGCGCTCGCCATCGCCGGTGACGTCTTCGGCCGCCCTTTGGTGGAGGCCCTCGACGCCCACCCGGAACGGTGGGACCTCAACTCGTTGAAGGAGGTCACGTCGGCGGGGATGATGTTCTCGGAGCCGACCAAGCGGGCGCTGCTCCGGCATGCGCCCCACCTGCGCCTGACGGACCGGCTCGGCTCCACCGAGGTGCCCTTGGTGGCCGACTCCCGATCGTCAGGAAAGGGCGTACACGGCACGGCGACGTTCAAGGTCGGCGACGATGTCGTCGTGCTCGACGACGAACTGCGACCGGTGGCGGCCGGATCGGGCGTGCCAGGCCGACTGGCGAAGACGGGGCCGCTGCCCCTCGGTTACTACAAGGACCCGGAGAAGTCGGCCCAGACCTTCCCGGTGATCGACGGGGTGCGCTACGGCGTGACCGGCGACTACGCCATCGTCGACGCCGACGGCACGGTCCACCTGCTCGGGCGAGGCTCGGTCTGCATCAACACCGGCGGCGAAAAAGTCTTCCCCGAGGAGGTCGAAGAGGTCGTCAAGGAGTTCACCGGCGTCGCCGATGCCGTGGTCGTCGGGGTTCCCGACGACCGTTACGGCGAGCGCGTGGTCGCCGTGGTCGAGCCCAGCCGGGGAACGGTCCTCGAGCCTGAGGAGCTCGTCACGTTCGTGAAGTCGCGCCTTGCCGGCTACAAGGCCCCGCGCCACGTCGTGATCGTGGAGTCGATGTTGCGAGGCCCCAACGCCAAGGCCGACTACGCGGGGTGCCGTGAACTGGCGATCAAGCAGGTTGCAGGCCTGCCCCAGCCGGCGGGCTGA
- a CDS encoding enoyl-CoA hydratase-related protein — protein sequence MTSEALVLVDDPCEGVRRLTLNRPEKRNALSNLLRGELFARLREADLDRSVRVVVIRGAGSCFSAGYDLGEDTRKNMPRHSPPADGAWPRHLVEGWFELMDYATPIIAQVHGWCLAGGTELAAACDLVYTAEDAQFGYPPVRIISPPDMVWHPWLMGMRRAMEAMLTGDSMSGTEAVAAGIANRAFPADTLEEQVLAQAARIAQIPGELLAMNKRVVHRSMEMMGMRNAMRANTETQALGMHQKHTREYYAKLAADLKGAFSERDKPFGDYRESEAKA from the coding sequence ATGACTTCCGAAGCCCTTGTCCTCGTCGACGACCCTTGCGAGGGAGTCCGTCGCCTGACCCTCAACCGCCCGGAGAAGCGCAACGCGCTGTCGAACCTGCTCCGCGGGGAGCTCTTCGCTCGCCTGCGCGAGGCCGACCTCGACCGGTCGGTGCGCGTCGTCGTCATCCGTGGCGCAGGCAGTTGCTTCTCCGCGGGCTACGACCTCGGTGAGGACACCCGCAAGAACATGCCCCGCCATTCGCCTCCGGCCGATGGAGCCTGGCCTCGTCATCTCGTCGAGGGCTGGTTCGAGCTCATGGACTACGCCACGCCGATCATCGCCCAGGTGCACGGATGGTGCCTCGCGGGCGGCACCGAGTTGGCCGCCGCCTGCGACCTTGTCTACACGGCGGAAGATGCCCAGTTCGGCTATCCACCTGTGCGCATCATCTCGCCCCCTGACATGGTGTGGCACCCCTGGTTGATGGGCATGCGGCGGGCCATGGAGGCCATGCTCACGGGTGACTCGATGAGCGGGACCGAGGCGGTGGCGGCCGGCATCGCCAACCGGGCGTTTCCGGCCGACACCCTCGAAGAGCAGGTGCTTGCCCAGGCTGCTCGCATCGCCCAGATCCCGGGCGAGCTGCTGGCCATGAACAAGCGCGTCGTCCATCGCAGCATGGAGATGATGGGCATGCGCAACGCCATGCGCGCCAACACGGAGACGCAGGCGCTCGGCATGCACCAGAAGCACACCCGTGAGTACTACGCCAAGCTTGCCGCAGACCTGAAGGGTGCCTTCTCGGAACGCGACAAGCCCTTCGGCGACTATCGGGAGTCCGAGGCGAAGGCCTGA
- a CDS encoding ABC transporter permease translates to MKDYFAFALLGLGAGSVYAAIATGLVVTYKGSGIINFAQGALGVWAAYVYDELRTTGDYVLPVAARVHLGDDVHAAAALALGVASAGLLGLLAHLLVFRPLRQAPALGKVVAGVGLMLTMQALVALRFGTEARLPASIVPSETLELGALSVPRDRIYLTVIALAVAAAMWAWFRFSLSGTATRAAADNERAATILGYSPDRLAATTWVLSSMITGFMITLVAPTTGINPTNYTLFVVPALAAALFGRLTSLGGACAAGLALGAVQSIVTLVSSKPWWPAWAASGLGDAVPFLFVVLALFLLGKRLPQRGEGDALALPEVVLPTVRPALLAAAFVGGVVLLAITDGGYRFGIITSMIAAMAALSSVVITGLVGQISLAQTALAGVAGFTLSKVASDGGVPFPLSMLLAAGAAAVLGVLVGVPAVRIRGAQLAVVTLAGAVAIEQFVFRNPQLIPPSGSPIADASLLGFDLGIRQGSDIVRLRFGLLVLVVLTILGVVVANLIRSATGRTMLAVRSNERAAAALGVNVAAVKLVAFGLASFIAGIAGAFVGYSRGQLSVESFGVLVGLAYLAFAYLGGITSVTGALVAGTFAPLGIGFVISDRHIHVGRYYLLVGGLGLLLTAVANPEGIVGAVRHNVADTRRRIAARRARRAAST, encoded by the coding sequence GTGAAGGACTACTTCGCCTTTGCCCTGCTCGGCCTCGGCGCCGGCTCGGTGTACGCGGCGATCGCCACCGGGCTGGTCGTCACGTACAAGGGGTCGGGCATCATCAACTTCGCCCAAGGGGCGCTCGGCGTGTGGGCCGCCTACGTCTACGACGAGCTGCGCACCACCGGTGATTACGTGCTGCCCGTGGCGGCGCGCGTGCATCTGGGAGACGACGTGCACGCCGCCGCCGCCCTCGCCTTGGGGGTGGCCTCCGCCGGGCTCCTCGGGTTGCTCGCCCACCTGCTCGTGTTCCGGCCGCTCCGGCAGGCTCCCGCCCTCGGCAAGGTCGTCGCCGGCGTCGGCCTCATGTTGACCATGCAGGCGTTGGTAGCTCTGCGCTTCGGCACCGAGGCGCGGTTGCCCGCGTCGATCGTCCCTAGTGAGACGCTGGAGCTGGGTGCGCTGTCCGTCCCGCGCGACCGCATTTACCTGACCGTGATCGCACTGGCGGTGGCTGCCGCCATGTGGGCGTGGTTCCGCTTCTCGTTGAGCGGAACCGCCACGCGAGCCGCCGCCGACAACGAGCGAGCCGCCACCATCCTCGGCTACAGCCCCGATCGGCTGGCGGCGACGACGTGGGTGCTGTCGTCGATGATCACCGGCTTCATGATCACGCTCGTGGCTCCCACCACCGGGATCAACCCCACCAATTACACGCTGTTCGTGGTGCCCGCGTTGGCTGCCGCTCTGTTCGGCCGCCTGACCTCGTTGGGCGGCGCTTGTGCCGCCGGGCTGGCGTTGGGCGCCGTGCAGTCGATCGTGACGCTGGTCAGCTCGAAGCCGTGGTGGCCGGCGTGGGCGGCCTCGGGCTTAGGCGATGCCGTGCCTTTCCTGTTCGTCGTGCTGGCCTTGTTCCTGCTGGGCAAGCGCCTGCCCCAACGGGGCGAGGGCGACGCGCTGGCGCTTCCCGAGGTGGTCCTGCCGACGGTCCGGCCCGCCCTCCTGGCCGCCGCGTTCGTCGGCGGCGTCGTGCTCCTCGCCATAACCGACGGGGGCTACCGCTTCGGGATCATCACCTCGATGATCGCCGCCATGGCCGCCCTCTCCTCCGTCGTCATCACCGGGTTGGTGGGCCAGATATCGCTGGCCCAGACGGCGTTGGCGGGCGTGGCCGGGTTCACGCTCTCCAAGGTGGCAAGTGACGGCGGCGTGCCGTTCCCCCTGTCGATGCTTCTGGCCGCAGGCGCCGCGGCTGTCCTCGGTGTCCTCGTCGGCGTGCCTGCCGTCCGCATCCGCGGGGCGCAGTTGGCCGTCGTCACCTTGGCCGGAGCGGTCGCCATCGAGCAGTTCGTGTTCCGCAACCCGCAATTGATCCCTCCCAGCGGCAGCCCCATCGCCGACGCCTCGTTGTTGGGCTTCGACCTCGGCATCAGGCAAGGCTCCGACATCGTTCGTCTGCGCTTCGGCCTGCTCGTGCTCGTGGTCCTCACGATTCTGGGCGTGGTGGTGGCCAACCTCATCCGGAGCGCGACGGGGCGCACCATGCTCGCCGTGCGCTCGAACGAGCGGGCTGCGGCGGCGCTCGGGGTCAACGTGGCGGCCGTGAAGCTCGTTGCCTTCGGACTGGCCAGTTTCATCGCGGGCATCGCGGGAGCGTTCGTCGGATACAGCCGAGGCCAACTCTCTGTCGAGTCGTTCGGCGTTCTCGTGGGACTCGCCTACCTCGCCTTCGCCTACTTGGGCGGCATCACCAGTGTGACCGGGGCTTTGGTGGCCGGGACGTTCGCCCCCCTCGGGATCGGCTTCGTGATCTCCGACCGCCACATCCACGTCGGGCGCTACTACTTGCTGGTGGGCGGCCTCGGCCTGCTGCTCACTGCTGTCGCCAACCCTGAGGGGATCGTCGGCGCCGTCCGGCACAACGTGGCCGACACAAGGCGCCGGATCGCCGCACGGCGAGCGCGTCGCGCGGCCTCGACCTAA
- a CDS encoding ABC transporter substrate-binding protein yields MFGKRAGAVVAAAALLLGSACGDDKTSPTADAPRATTGPEIPVGFVNAEGGTLSFPDTRITTEVGVAHFNKNGGVKGRPLKLVRCDVDGSPEKAIDCANKFVEAKVVAVLEGIGIGTDAMLPILKSASIPLVGHVPFGPQQQTSADAVFLGSALPAIAAVPLKFFSEKGAKKLVYLSIDGPNSRQYFTNNLEPVAKKLGITVKPVYFSPSSPDFTVLVNTAMAEKPDVIGTAGLSEAMCTSMINAVRGTSFKGDVFAGSCFDFAKTVGAKADGVYAYADTWWASAPDDAPPAKAKEIREYLDAMKASGNEAKAITTGQVLFAAVMDLGRILATIEGDITGPKILAALRATKGFPAFMGGTLTCDGSAWKGQSSCAASALVYQAKGGVMRPVSKDFVDVSSFAPAA; encoded by the coding sequence ATGTTCGGAAAACGCGCGGGTGCGGTCGTGGCCGCCGCCGCTCTCTTGCTCGGGTCGGCATGTGGGGACGACAAGACCAGCCCCACGGCCGACGCACCTCGTGCGACGACCGGGCCGGAGATCCCCGTCGGGTTTGTGAACGCCGAGGGAGGCACCCTGTCGTTCCCCGACACTCGCATCACCACCGAGGTCGGCGTAGCCCACTTCAACAAGAACGGCGGCGTGAAGGGACGTCCCCTCAAGCTCGTCCGCTGCGACGTGGACGGCTCGCCGGAGAAGGCCATCGATTGCGCCAACAAGTTCGTCGAGGCCAAGGTCGTCGCCGTGCTCGAGGGCATCGGCATCGGCACCGACGCCATGCTGCCCATCCTCAAGAGCGCGTCGATCCCTCTGGTCGGCCATGTGCCGTTCGGGCCCCAGCAGCAGACAAGCGCCGACGCCGTCTTCCTCGGGTCGGCGCTGCCGGCCATCGCCGCGGTGCCTCTGAAGTTCTTTTCCGAGAAGGGCGCCAAGAAGCTGGTGTACCTGTCGATCGACGGGCCGAACTCGCGTCAGTACTTCACCAACAATTTGGAGCCGGTGGCGAAGAAGCTCGGCATCACCGTCAAGCCGGTCTACTTCAGCCCGTCGTCACCCGACTTCACGGTGCTGGTGAACACCGCAATGGCCGAGAAGCCCGACGTGATCGGCACGGCCGGCCTGTCGGAGGCCATGTGCACCTCGATGATCAACGCCGTACGAGGCACGTCGTTCAAGGGTGACGTGTTCGCCGGGTCCTGCTTCGACTTCGCCAAGACGGTCGGCGCCAAGGCCGATGGCGTCTACGCCTACGCCGACACCTGGTGGGCGAGCGCCCCGGACGACGCGCCTCCCGCCAAGGCCAAGGAGATCCGCGAGTACCTCGACGCCATGAAGGCCAGCGGCAACGAGGCCAAGGCCATCACAACCGGGCAGGTGCTCTTCGCCGCCGTCATGGACCTGGGGCGCATCCTCGCCACCATCGAGGGCGACATCACCGGGCCCAAGATCCTCGCCGCCCTTCGCGCCACCAAGGGCTTCCCGGCCTTTATGGGCGGGACGCTCACCTGTGACGGCTCGGCGTGGAAGGGCCAGTCGTCGTGCGCCGCAAGCGCCTTGGTGTACCAGGCCAAGGGGGGCGTGATGCGCCCGGTCTCCAAGGACTTCGTCGACGTGTCCTCGTTCGCACCTGCAGCCTGA